From the genome of Diabrotica virgifera virgifera chromosome 8, PGI_DIABVI_V3a:
atattgtagataattgataaaattaccttgttttttaaactcgctgagagcttcttttcgttttttaacaatcgcagaacattcctcatcccaccaataaGGTCTTGGTACAGAAGGTGTGAAAGATTTCTTAATAGGCATAGATTTCGATGCTGCGATTGTGATTGCattgaggaaaaattcgattttgtctACAGAATTTGAATTCCTATCTAAATTATTGAGCTCACTAATttctaattcaaaaatatttccaaaaacagACCAGTCAGCACGAGAGTCATTCCATTTTGTTGATGGGTTGATGACAAAGGAGGAGGGATTGATTTGAATTACTGACCAAGCTATACGGTCGGCTAAGAAGGGAGATGTTAGAGTTAAGTCAACGGCTGAATGATTACTAGTTGGGGATATTCTTGTTGGTGTTCCGtcatttaatgtaattatttcACAATAATCCATGGCCTCCACTAATATTCTACCATTTCTGTCGTCTGCAATTGGCCCCCACATGCCGtggtgagcattaaaatctcccagaaaaatagtttttgcaatATTAAACTGAAGGAATAGGTTGatccagtcatttatttctattctaacaTCTGATGATCTATAGATTGATACTAATGAGAgattaattttgttcaaaaaaactgCGCATGCTTCTATACTGTCatcgaaattattattaatttcggATTCTTGGTAATCTATTCCCTGTCTGATGAAAATACCTACGCCACCGTAACCATCTTCACGACATTTATTGATAAAGTTATATCCTTTAAGTCTAAAATGATGACCGGATGTGAGCCATATTTCTGATAGAACTATTATATCTGTATGGTAGTTGTTAATATGATGCATAAGACTGCCTTTGTTACTATAAatggatctacaattccattgtaatatggttagtttttctgtaatatttttaatagccattttcACTATCTGTGAGAATGGATTCTAAATTATCTTCATTATTATCGAATATTGTAATGATATTGTCCCTGatcttatttaattcaaattttccttgattattaattatatttgtaattaatgaatatatctgtgagataagtTTATCTCGACAAAACATGAAATTATTTTGTTGTTGAGCGGGTGTATATGGGGGAAGAGAAATTTGTCTTTTTTGATgggaattttctaaatctgaattACTAGTGCTTGGAGTCTGAGAAGAAGTCTCAGTTCTTCGCcttttaattgtttttgattctaatgcggttgaatttgattttggtttatttaaaggagcataataaattgttttgtttgctgGTGCTAAATCGGGAAAGTTTTCAAGATTATTTAATATATCAAACCTattgttggtattaattttggcataagctggattgttaatcgataattcggcatccttaaaacttttattttcgaaAGCCATTACTTTTTTTATGTCTTGTTGTTTTTTATACATTGGGCAGTCTCTTGAAATTGAAGGATGATCAGAAGATTTACAGTGAACGCACATTTGCAACTCGGAATTACATTCAGCGGAAGAATGCTTATTTGCACATCGAGAACAACGTGATTTGCCTTTACATTGAACGATATTGTGAccgtaacgtaaacattttaCACATTGAACAACGGGATGGATGTATGGTTCTACAGGAAAATTaaccatatttatattaataaaggacggaattttattacctttaaaatttattactaccaattgtctattgacaaattcttcttttttggtttcaGCGTTTATAATTTTTCGTTTCATTCTTCTCACTTCCGCCACTGGAACTATGGAATTAATTGCTTTTTTCAAGTATTCTTCAGTAAAAAAGGTATCAACGCCGCGTATTATGCCTCGTTTATGCgtgaaaaattttggaatataagcaatcaacttattttttgttaatatttcgtgattaattaataaattagcgATTTTGTATGTTCTAAAAATTACCTTAACACGTTTTAAACCTACAGAATGAATATCAATAACATCATTTCTAAATTCAATTACTTGTTGTAAATAAAAGCCAATTCTGACAGGAAAAAGACGACCAAGATTCTTATCGGTATGTTCCAAAAATACCTGATACGGACCTGCATCCGTCGGTTGATATTTATTATTAAAgtcatatttttcgaaatttgagGATACTGTATCCATTGAAGAAACATTAATTTGactatcattattattaatttgattattattatttaaattaaccGAGGGCGGGCCAGGACCGCCCCCCGTTACCTGACATTTTCTGTAAAACAAAACTGTCTTCTAGTTTTCCACAAAGTACCACAAAACAGAAACTATTGATAACACTCTGCACGTGGAAACAAGGCCGGAATGTACCAAAACACTgccaaaattaataattctttgggacgaactccaaaaaacgaacacgactttgacagttattttgacgtttttttgCCCATAACAACTCTATTGGATTTAAAACGCAGTAATATGGTGGTAGTCTTAAAGTTGTATGTCCATTTTTACTTGCTGCATTATCAATAATATATTCctttacaaataattttgtattaacccgccgttacacgcgtcttctattgtgacgtggttgcacgcgtatgagcgtcgccctcacctacataaattcgacttatttcgagaaagaatgaatgtcaacatgtataaatataaatgtgttgtactcacatattatagaaagtctcgtaaaccaatttttttttattaatttaacaaaacaaaagtaaaaataatatagatcaaaagcaagtttccttaattttcaatttcagcaagccactgaagaaattaacgttctttacgcgaattcattttactaaaaatacaaattaaaattaacaactgttctgaagctatttctttgtggaatttatgtaattaactattaatattttgtattttgataacgacgtccgaggtggaattcgaaatgtcaataaaatcaatttttaaagttaaagtgtgggttatttcccaattagaataggcaaatttaaaaatggattcttaaccagtggcgcacctagaattttcctctgggggggggggggtttgcttgggcaccgaaagttttttgtattatttgtgaaagacaagttacattttcctaaattttttatatatatttctatatgctctgggtgggattttaacccccaaacccccccttgGTGTGCCACTgctcctaacctaatccaaacaataatattttaaaagactaagttttcactctaatggcatacagcatatcccaccagaatgaaaacaatgggaaccttctctggttacacctccgaggcttctacagtttgcaagccatacggatgctgagactaaggaagataagggaattctacaatttacaattcacgtcccatctgctcagcgcggtaaagttccaacaagactggttcccttcatactccacagagagcaaatgtaaatcaaaaatgaataaccattttcaatttcgttgcaaaacgaaaatacagccgaaccatattccagtccaaccagagagtgctgcaagcacctctaccggtttcgaaacttattagtctctcatcaggaggcgcaTATGTGTTatcatatgtgcctcctgatgagagactaataagtttcgaaaccggtagaggtgcttgcagcactctctggttggactggaatatggttcggctgtattttcgttttgcaacgaaattgaaaatggttattcatttttaataatattttaattaaacctacctaaatattaaataaaaacctataagtttctttgagataacagaaacgtgatttcaccgtgattgcacgcgcagtgaggaattccctcacttgaagagggatgtctcttctttcaactatcacacagcacactgactgcctgaaatattctataactttttcataccctctcatgaaccatgctaaaggcattcctgggtgcctaaggttatcgtattagtttacacaatttcattgcttataaacaaatatggtgagggattccctcatagcgcgtgtaatggcgggttaagtaCCTCTACTAATTGGTCTTTAGTGTACCAATCTTCAAAATATAAATCTTGTGAATAAAAAATCTTGCAATTCATCCTTTCTAGAGTATTTATtcggaatttttttaagttgtctagaATGATATGATGCATTATCTAAAACAATAACACTGTTGTCTGCTAAATTTGGTAATAAGTTATTTTTAAACCACGATTCGAAAAGTTCACCCGTAATATCTTGATGATAGTCCAAACAACTGTCTTTAATGTCTTTTGCACTTAATAGTAAGCTATCGGTTACCCAACCATCTTCCCCTCCACAATGCAAAATGCATATTCGTTTGCCCCTGGAAGGTGGTACATTAACTTTGCACTTTACATTGTCATTACTCCAACCTTTTCCAATTGTTTCGTTAGTGTCAAACCACGTTTCATCTAAGTAATAAATTTTTCTTCCGCTATTTCTGTACTCGGTTATCTTTTCCAAATATTCATTACGCCATTTTATTAAACGGGCACTTTCCATTATAGTATGTCGTTtattgattgttttatacttAAAACCATTTGATAGTAAAAATTTTCTTAAAGTTGATTTAcagcaattaataatatttttagattttaattcAGCTAAAATTTGGTTAAGTGTGGGTATAATATTACCTGCAAACATATTATAAATGGTTTCTGAAATGGGACCTAAAAGATGTTGCTCAATAGATCGATGTAGTCCAAAGTCGCTCCTTTTTTGTCTATTTGTAATGCCCTCCTTTATAATTCGATATAGAGTAGCACATGAAACTTTTGTTAAAGCCGCAGTTTTTAAAACACTCTCGTGCCATTCCAGTTCTTCACATAATCCATTAAACACATTTAACACAATTTCTTTAGCGTCTTTGGATAAATGTTTTCTTTCTGGCTTTTTAATACTTCCTCTACTTGGTCCAGCAGCATTTTCAGGATTATTTGGTGGTCGAATTTCCTCATTTTCTTCAACAATTTCTACTTCATTATTCTCAACACTTTCTAATGCACTATTCTCCCATGGACGCCAcatttttatttacttaatttttttctgATAGCGAAATCGTCACTAATAAATGCGTGCTCTCTTTACAGAGTTTaaactaaaaattataaatacacaTAACAATACCGAAAGCCACATCAGTCTTTTTGGCCGTTCAGAATTTCGTGGAAATTTAAAAACCTTTGTCAGCACAGCGCAGGGCTGTGACAAGAACCCGACAATCGAGTAAGAGAAGTCATAAACTCATAAACTTTTATTGATATAATAATAGGTATAAAAAGGAGCTTACATCGGCAACTTTTAGCAGCAGcgtaaataaaaacattattgtgattaaagataaaaacattattttgatTAAATAGACCTAACAGTTATAcgtatttaaatataatatattatttataattgtacctaatgaaattatattttacagtacttatttttgcgtttttctgAATACTATCCTGTAACAAGGCAAAATATTAAAGAGGAACTATTAAAACAGATGTCATTTGATCTAAGCACATGGATATTTTGTTCGGTATACCCTTAGAGGATGGAAAATTTTACACCACCCTCTGGTATACCACTTGTACACCAATTCgtctatctctttaaatttctcaATTATCGGTAACCGAGCTATACTGCAATCGCCAGTTAACTTAGCGACAGAATACGCACAACGTCACGGAGACTGATGACCATcccctaaggctacggctccacgggctggaaattgacgctagcagtagccgcaaaatgaacttaaggttccgcggaacggaatgggaatagccgaactgaaccgactacgcacaagtcctgtagtcggtacagttcggctattcctattccgttctgcggaaccttaagttcgttttgcggctactgctagcgtcaatttccagcccgtggagccgtagcctaagccACTCTGCAATGTTGGGTTTGTGCGTCTCACCAAGTTAACTGGCGATGACAGTATAGAGAGGCTAATGGACCAGAAGAATCGAAGGGAAAGAGGAAGACAAGTACAGTTCTTATGGCGCATTACACATTTGCTTAAGATTACAGAatagacaaaaaaaattaaatggtaAAAGATCCGATCTAAAATAATGAGACAAAATATTCAATTATGGTATAAATAATACTTACAAAATAACGATATAATAAAGTTAGCAATCCAAAAACATATTTGAAGTATTTCTTAATGCTACTAATACCAGCTGTTCAAGATAACATTCTTAAAAGTCGGTAAAAGGATTATCTTAAATTTTAAATCGAAACTTTGAAGATAGGATCACTGCTTATATTAATACAGAAATATATTACGACAGTGACAGTATTTTGTTTGATCATCGTGCATTTTTGTTGGAGTATATTTATGAGGAAAAATATTGTTAAGCATACAAAAGATAAGGATAAATTCATGAACAAGCTACAGTAATGTTAAATCAATATTTCCTTTCCAGATAAACTATTTGTTCATGATATTTATATGATTATATTTATACAAGCAATAAAATCATGAAACATTGTTAAAATTTTACTGCTATTCATGtttaaactaataaaaatttcGTAAAATTGAAATACATGAACGTatgcatttatttattttttcagtattatactatactacataTTGGTCtacagtacatcgtcctttttggaagatgtttacaaaagtcttaaaaatggtcttaactgctAGTCCAGGGCGCGTCTGTTTTGAAATggacgttgagagatgactcatatttttttgcagaaatttcttggaattgactcctataataataattgggttatcctcctactcaaaaatgtccggaacattgtttaaataatcaaaatgtcaaaaaatgaaggaaaaattcgattattttcttcgttttgttgattataactttcaaagtattcactttcgagaaaagttgtaccaatataaaagttgcgtaattaaatttactacaattaaggattggttacaaattttaaaaattgtcacccttgttgcaaaatagcaataattgcgaaaaaaccataaaaaaaacaagtatttgcattttactttttcaacaatttatgctacacttaggaccttcatattttacccagaaaaactatataatatagtaaatcaatactgtaaatttcattaatgtcggtgcaatagattttgcaaaataaattttgcaatccagctttcgcaaaaaaaatcattttttcaaaatgttgcaggattaAAAATAATGCAGATAGcaagtagaaattttttttacttatagaagtataccgtacctttcatttgcaatttttaaaattaaaatccattaactaccatggcgtcaggaatttttttaaataaacattaatttttggtgctacgagcaggacagcgcagcggtgttcgattcacacaagttgatttccaccaaaatttcttccaatctttatctaatatattattttcttacactatattttgttgtattttaatattttaattccacaaaaaccaaactaatttgattattgtttgtgaaatattgtttaaaatatgcttaaaaataataaacttttattctcgtaagttaaaatatatgaacaaagaaagtttttgctaaaaaaagtgttgtTTCAAAGGACCAgagcatgtgtttttattttgcaataaacaaattgatttatttatatcgaaatgtactaaaaattaaattttgtcaataattatgaaaggtcattggaatgcccaatcagagcaaactatccgctgtcctgcgcgtagcaccaaaaaagtgtgtatttaaaaaaaatcctgacgccgtagtggttaaccgattttaattttgcaaattgcaaattaaatgtacggtattcttctatatgtaaaaaaaataggcAGTGGATAGGTAGCCGGTACCGGTGACCTTTTCCGTAGCCGGTAGTTAGATTTTATTGGTTAAGCAATTAAGTGGGCGGAACTACCGGTCAATGAGTTGGTTGCCGGTAATACATTGGGTGATGTATTACCATGTGTATTACTTACGAAAATTATACAAAATAGCTGCATTTACATTACACATTTTCAATGATTGTGCGAAATAAGTGCATTCtattttacataattattttCAAACATTGTGCATTTTTATGAAAAAGTAATAAAACAGATCACAATAATTAACTAAAAGATCAAGTAAaaccttattaaaaaaattaataagtaaCAATATAATAGTTATGATTATTATTATACCCCGGCAGAATCAAAATTTAGTCGCCATCACAGATAATCAAATTTGCTTGATGGGTGCAGTTCTGAAGGCAAAACTCTACTTTTCTGCATGAACAATATCCTGTATAGATTTCTATGTTTCACAAGTTACCATAGTTTTAAAATTGATACCGAAACAAGattagaaactatttgttttttaaattcaactTGATCGGATaggcttttcattttcttttttttttgtaaaccaaTTACGGTTACATATTGTCCTTTTGGTCTTTCAACCTATAATTCAATGTTCAATATTCAATGCTTTAAACTTTAATCAAAACAAACACAGGAGCATACGAAGACGAAGCAAACATAAACATAACCTAAACTAAACATATACATACCTTGATTTAGACCAATAATAAGCAACTACCGGCTACAGAACAAGTCACCGGTACCGGCTACCTATCCACTGCCAAAAAttaaacttgctgtctgctttaaattcagtcctgcaagattttgaaaaaattaattttttttgcgaaagctggattgcaaaatttattttgcaaaatctattcaaccgatcttaatgaaatgcacagtattgttttcttatatcataaagtttttcttggtaaaatatgaaggtcctaagtgtagcataaatggttgaaaaacgtaaaatgcgaatacttgttttttatcgttttttcgcaattattggtattttgaaacaagggtgacaatttttaaaatttttaacgacttctgtattgtaggaaatttaattgcgcaacttttatgccagtacaacttttctcggaaatgaatatttttaaagttataataaaaaaacgaagaaaaaaatcgaatttttccttcattttttgacattttgattatttaaacaatgttccggaactttttgagtgggaggataactcaaatattattatttgagttattttcaagcaatttctgcaaacaaatatgagtcacctctcaacgaaATAGGTCCAGATGCGGTCAAGGTAATTATCGTTGCAAATGCGGTCAATCCAAAATATTTTGGCAGGTAACGTTGCACTTGCGATCAGACATTTTAAAGGCTAGAAATGTAAGAAGGTCGTAAATTAGTAACCACCTGAGTTATTAGCAGGCCCGGTCGACcctattgaaatattttattcCGCTTATCTATATTTCGAACAATAGGTAATGAAAACAGTAATGACTAAACCACAATAATCCCCTCATTACGGATTTTTGGAAAGTTTGTATTTGCCTAATTAAAAAGGTTGGGAGAGCATATTAAAACAAAtgcatattatttgtatattattaacaACAATATAATAATAACAGTAACAACTTTTAATAATGGAACATTTTGAAGTGATTGAAACCACCAAGGGAAAACCTTCTGCTCTTCACGCTGGATATCAGTATCGAAAATATAGGAAGAATAAAGAAGATGTTGTAACTTGGGTATGTGTAAAAGAACGTCACCACAACTGTAAAGGGAGGATGAAGACAAAACTGACGGAACTACTCGAAGTCAACCAACACACTTGTGGTGTCCCCGATGTAGCTCTCTTAGAAGTAAAAAAGGATACGTACATTTCAAAAAAGAGAGCTCGAGAAGAAGACACTCCAACCCCAGATATTTACAGGAAAGAGTTcgaaaaactatttacaaaaggACTcgattttgtaagtaaaattccTTTGTATGCCTCACGTAAGTCTACACTTTGTCGTTCAAAACATTTACAAACTGGCGTCGGACCAGAACCAGCGTTGTCTATTGAAATAGATATCCCACTGGAAATGTTGACATTAGAAGATGGTCAGAGCGTTTTGTGTTTTGACGACACTGAAGAAGGAGAAAGAATTTTAAGTTTTTCGACTTCGAAAGCAAAGGAAACATTAGCAACAAAAACAGATTGTTTTGTCGACGGTACATTTAAGAGCTCCTCCAAACAGTTTACACAAATATATACCATGCATGTTGATATGGGCAGCACTGACGACGAAACAAGAATTGTCCCTGTGTTGTATGCGCttctaccaaacaaaaaaatgaaaacgtATAGAAGGCTGTTTACAATACTGACAAAAAACTAGGCGGATGGAAACCAACAACAGTGACGCTTGATTTTGAAGATGCTGTTATTCAAGCTCTTAACACTGTTTTCCCAGATGTTAGACTGCATGGATGCAACTACCATTTTAATCAGTCGCTTTGGAGGAACATTCAGTCGATTGGACTGACAACACAATACATTACCGACGATAACGTTAGACTTTAAGAATGTGTTCTGCATTGGCATACTTACCTTTGGAGCAAATAGAAGACGGGTGGCTAATTATTCAATCTGATTCTCCGGAAGatgaaaatttgacaaaattttatgATTACTTCGTTAACGAATGGCTAGAAAATCCAGTGATTAGCATGAATATGTGGAACTGCCATGGCCTCCGACACCGAACAAATAATGCCGTGGAAGGATGGAACAACCGGTTAAACAGAATGTTAAAGTACCTCATCCAAACATATACATTctcataaaaaatttaagaaaagaaGCAGAATATTTCGATTTCATATTAAATAGAATGGACTTAAACCTAGAAAATAAGAAACGAAAGAAAATGTATATTCAACTGGATAATAGGATAAATAGTGCAACAGAACTATTGCAGCGCTCTTGtgatataaaatcatttttggtgTCCGtggcaaatattcaaaaatttcactaaaaaaacattaaaataaaaaaaaagacaaaaaaaaacaaagataaaaaaacagaaaaaatagataaaaaaagctaaaaaaaagataaaaaaaacaaaaaaaaaattaaacatgccTATGATCCATCAtagccagtcctaagcctggacAAAATGTGAGGgacttttttaaatgtttgtactTAACTAATACACATTAAATATAAAAAGACATGAAAGCATCTTAGGGAAGGAactcccatttttaaatttttaatactttttaacaTTTGACACAAACAGTAAGGTAGCCAATTTATATAGAAATAATCAACAA
Proteins encoded in this window:
- the LOC126890313 gene encoding uncharacterized protein LOC126890313, with product MWRPWENSALESVENNEVEIVEENEEIRPPNNPENAAGPSRGSIKKPERKHLSKDAKEIVLNVFNGLCEELEWHESVLKTAALTKVSCATLYRIIKEGITNRQKRSDFGLHRSIEQHLLGPISETIYNMFAGNIIPTLNQILAELKSKNIINCCKSTLRKFLLSNGFKYKTINKRHTIMESARLIKWRNEYLEKITEYRNSGRKIYYLDETWFDTNETIGKGWSNDNVKCKVNVPPSRGKRICILHCGGEDGWVTDSLLLSAKDIKDSCLDYHQDITGELFESWFKNNLLPNLADNSVIVLDNASYHSRQLKKIPNKYSRKDELQDFLFTRFIF